The sequence below is a genomic window from Nicotiana tomentosiformis chromosome 6, ASM39032v3, whole genome shotgun sequence.
aataagtattatgacccacgggtgtggtcgagtttgatttttcggaagattcggaattattaaaataaacaatccttaattagaagtttgaatggaaagagttgaccggagagttgacttttgagaaaacgactccggaatagaattttaatgatgtcaatagctctgtatggtgattttggacttaggagcatgtacgaaaaattatttggagttccgtagtggaattaggcttgaaatgccaaaagttgaatttttgggaagtttgaccgggggattgactttttgatatcgtggtcgaaatccgattctggaaattggaataggaccgttatgtcatttatgacttgtgtcgaaatttgaagtcattctgaattgatttgatgtgcttcggtacaagatatagaatttgaaagttcaaagttcatagattttgatttaaggtgcgattcatcgttttgatgttgtttgatgtggtttgaagcctcaactaagttcgtattgtattttgggacatgttgctAAAATtcgttaaggtcccgagggcctcgggtggatttcggaaggttaacgggatagattcggacaaaaaggagctgctggaatatttctgttgcagaagctgtttttggacagcaagtggtacaatcgcagagctgactttggaagcttatatctcgaaatatataaggaatatgaaaattttcaaaacattaaagttgtatccctttgattctagttttcagaatgTTAAACcactcatcatttggacatttctacagGAAGTTATGATGGACTGAATGAaggctggtgcaagcaagttatGGTGTGaatttttagtgacggatggacagaaacttaaggaccaaaaatggtcatttccatcatttcgttttggaattttggagcacggttcttgggcgacttttgggcaattttcacgggaaaatattggggtaagtgttccttatcctatattgattatatttcatgatttgatactcatttacatcatgaatccgtaaatttatggaagaaaaattaagatttttgcaaaatcttccaaaaataaaaatttgagatgtggaggtcgagttgttatcggaatttgataaaatttgtatgggtgaactcataattgaatgggttgtgagattttgtgagtttcgtaggattccgagacgtggacccccacatacaatttttgagttaaatttcgaattttgttggaaaattagtattttcatatggaattaattcctataattagtattgactaaattgaattaatttgaatagttttgagctgtccggaggatttattcaagcaagatgactattttgaaatatcggcataactttaaaaaggtaagtgtcttgcctaacctcgagtgggggaattaccccttaggcattaagtcttatgtgccatttgtgaaatgtgaaaaactgtgtacgtgaagtgacgagtacgtactcgggcttatacgtgcaaatttcattgaattaaagtcttaggcattatagtgtagtaaattggaaaattgtgaaaaattattaaatcatctgtttgctaTGCCTAactccttattgttgaatttgtttttatatgataatttgatgtgattgttacttaaaatatttatgaaatttcatgtgtattgttgatttaatatttcttggaaagtaattccaatatgaatttttttatgcaaataattaatttaagcgagcttaagaataagtgttaatataattatctaaatttgcattaatgaaagttttgctttatgctgagtaatttctatctctattgattgtttttggatgTTATATATATTGTATGGAGCCTTCggatatttgttgtaaaattaattgattttgttacatctttgaaatttggttgtggccattgggcaaattgtgacatgaattgattttattatgttaccATGTTAATTtcccatgtaaattgttgtgttgtgtgagtaattattttggggagataagggtggcatttcaccgttgatattatgtgggtataagtgTGGCATTTTGCTGTTGTTgcgtttgttggaatattgtttgggcggagcgataagggtggctataggagcgataagggtggcaatagaagcgataagggtggctataggagcgataagggtggcaatagaagcgataagagtggctattgatattgtctgggcagagtgataagggtggctataggagtgatgagggtggcaataggagcaataaggCTGGCTactgtcagggacgatatgtgatgatgtatgGTTATGGTGTTAATGATTTTCaggtgatgttgtgattttcttgtgtctATTTTTATACCCTgtgtaatttgtcttgttgttggtaaattaataacaatcctatttatgttgaaattgagagcctgtggatattgccaggcggattataaaataaaatgtgggcacgaggtgccgtgagtaaataatgaggatatttggcacgtgaattgtccgtgcagttgtaatatgaaatgtgggcatgaggtcctgtgatgaaatgataatgttGTTTGACACGTGCATTGTctgtacagttgtgatatgaaatgagggaacgaggtgccggaaaaatatgatgatttaattatgggcacgaggtgcggtgaaaatatgaaaatgggctgagactcgtgtttacgaaaaatatgaaaatgggcagagacccgtatttttatgtttaattgaaagaattgtatttgaaagatatttatttgagaaaattttattggaaaagatttattgaaagaattatatttgaaaaataattatttgagaaaactacatttgaaaaaaagttatttggaagaattatatgtgaagaatatttatttgaaaaacttgaattaattgggcgtacatgtatttattaattgttgagtgatatttatggtattcttgttgtcttgctgcacATACCAATGGttattttatcctgcccttattgctatctgtttcctagtattttgtatattatattgcacagattattagactaatgagtgtcttgactgttcctcgtctctactccattgatgtttgtgttgatacttactgggtaccgaccgtggtgtactcatactacacttttgcacatttttgtgcagagccaggtattggagatatcagacttgagttGAGTTAAAACaggatcacaaggattcaaggtagagctgcttggccgtcgcagtcccttggagtcttttcatttcattgtactgttaatttgtaatcaaacagtattatatattcggtcctcgtgatcattccatgtatttagttagagttcgtgactctgtaataccagtcttgggagtttgtatattgtaattatttccgctgttagttttaaaagaaaatacaaaaagtaattgaaatcggcttacctagtcttagagactaggtgccatcacgacgcctgtggtgggattttcaacttcagccggtattacagcttcaGATCCATaaaccaacagataaggagttgcacccaCAGATGTGCAAGTAGTCGTACGGTATCCCAATAGAGCAAAAGGCAAgttttcatgccattgcctggaCCGTTGGATCATCTTCCTCaggatcttcttgatgttcttgttagcCGCTTCAATGGCTTCATTGGATTTAGGCCGGtaggggtagaatggcgatgcataattttaaatttctcgcatacctccttcattatatgactatttagattggttgcattgtcagtgataatgctCTTTGGGAAACCAAAGcgacagatgatgttggaatgaacaaagtctacaaCTAATTTCTTGGTGACTGCCTTGAAAGTAACTGCCTCCACCCACTTGATGAAGTAATCAATGGCGACtagaatgaatctatgcccatttgaagcctttggctcgattggcccaataatatccattccccaagcaattAAAGGTCAAGGAGAGGACTtgggatgcaactccgaaggatgcgagtgaatcaggtcaccatgaatctggcattggtgacacttgcgaacaaaactaaagcaatctcgctccatagtaagccaataataccctgcccacagaatcttcttcgccaaaacatatccatttaTGTGAGGTCtgcatacccccgaatgcacttcactcatgatctgctcagcttctgtggcatctaTGCATCTCAATAAGTTCAAATCTGGGTCTTTTTGTACAAAATATCCCAATTCAGGAAGAAACCTCCGGTGAGacgccttatagttcttttttgatctcccttggcatgCTCTAGGTATTCCCTTGTTTTCAGGAATCCTTTTATGCCATGATACCAAGGTTCACCATCTGTCTTTGTCTCAATAGTATTGCTGTAGCCGTGTTGATTCTGAATTTGAATTTGCAATAGATCAATATGGGTATTGcctggataagggagcatcgaggctaaggtAGCCAAGGTGTCGGCTAGctcattgtgaaacctgggaatgtacctgaattcgACGGATTTGAATCTCTTACTCTGGTCTTGTACACATTGtttgtatggaataagcttgatatcttgagtctcccattcaccttgggcttgccggataagcaagttggaatctcccataaccaatagttcatgcacatccagatcgagggccatttttaGACCCATTATACAAGCCTCGTATTCcgccgtattattggtacagaagaaacGAAGTCAGGCCGTTGTAGGGTAATtttgtccaataggtgagataaGGATTGCCCCGaccccaactcctttgatattgatagccccatcaaaatacattttccatacacTGATGTCATCCaaaactacttcctctattgagttgacctcttcgtctaGGAAGTATGTGCTCAGTGGCTTGTaatcatcatcaactggattctctgccaaatgatctgTCAAAGCCTGTGCTCTCATTacggtgcgagtgacatagatgatgtcgaactctgGGAGCGAAATCTTCCATTTTACGAGCCTTCCAGTGGGCATTGGATTTTGAAAAATGTACTTCAAAGGATCCATTATggatgaggtaagtagtgtaggccAGGAGATAATGCCTCAGTTTCTGAGAGAtccaagtcaaggcacaacatgttCTTTCTAAAAGGGTATaattaacctcataattggtgaacttcttactcaaataATAGATTGCCTGCTCCTTTTTGGCtgtcgcatcatgttgccccagaacgcattcgaaggaattatccatcaccgatagatataaaaacaaaggcctaccaggttcggGTAGGACTAGTACAAGGGGGTTTTGACAGATAAtatttgatcctgtcaaaagcttTTTGGCAATCGTTCGTCCACTTGATAGcaacatcctttttcagcaacttaaagatgggatCGCACGTATTTGTGAGCTGAGGAATGAACCTATTGATGTAGTTCAATctcccgagcaaactcatgacttcagttttgttcttcgggggtggcagatcgcaaatggactttatcttagatggatccaattcgatgcctctccgactgactataaaaccgaggagtttcccagatggtaccccaaatgcacacttggctggagagcttaaggtcataccttcgaagccgttcgaagaactttttcaaatcgcgCACGTGATCAGCccgtgtctttgattttatgatgacatcatcgacatatacttcaatctctttgtgcatcatgtcatgaaaaatggtggtcatggacctcatgtaagttgccctcgcattctttaaaccgaatggcatgaccctgtaacaataggtaccccatagagtggtgaaagcggtcttttcttcatcatcctcatccattagaatctggtggtattcggcatagcaatccacaaaagattgtaTCTCATGCTTAGCGCAGTTATCTATAAgtatgtggatgtttggtaaaGGAACATTATCCTTTGGACTTTCTTTGTTCAGGTCCTTGTAGTCAACACAGATTTGGTTTTTCCGTCCTTCTTTGGCACAAACACAAtatttgccacccaggtggtgtatcgtacgaCTCTAACTACATTGGCGCTTatttgcttcattatttcctctttgattttatcactcatgtacgttttaaattttcgttgcttctgttggactggtggaaaatcaggatacgtgggaagcttatgaaccactaaatcgacacttaaacccggcatatcatcataagaccaagcaaacacatctCTGTACTCAAATAAAATTTGAATCACGGCATCTATAGTTTCTTGTTCAGCGTGAATGCTTgtctttgtttctctgacttctttatgacctcc
It includes:
- the LOC138893651 gene encoding uncharacterized protein; the encoded protein is MALDLDVHELLVMGDSNLLIRQAQGEWETQDIKLIPYKQCVQDQSKRFKSVEFRYIPRFHNELADTLATLASMLPYPGNTHIDLLQIQIQNQHGYSNTIETKTDGEPWYHGIKGFLKTREYLEHAKGDQKRTIRRLTGGFFLNWDILYKKTQI